A genomic stretch from Telmatocola sphagniphila includes:
- a CDS encoding transposase, with amino-acid sequence MEKLKVKRRRKRYSAEYKKAAVELVTVTGQSAAEAARSLGVTSQTIKRWIDELTKLGEKAFPGNGVRGVLDNELV; translated from the coding sequence ATGGAGAAGTTGAAGGTCAAGCGTCGTCGTAAGCGGTATTCTGCCGAGTACAAGAAAGCCGCCGTAGAGTTGGTGACTGTAACAGGTCAGTCTGCCGCAGAGGCGGCCAGGTCGCTGGGTGTTACCTCGCAGACGATAAAGAGGTGGATCGACGAACTCACCAAGCTCGGCGAGAAGGCCTTTCCCGGCAACGGCGTTCGGGGTGTGCTGGATAATGAACTAGTGTAG
- a CDS encoding pyridoxamine 5'-phosphate oxidase family protein: protein MRKFPSDIAFTPAVKAIQEQKGSRRSYARMEREGGWQTTVTPELAEFLADLDMFYLATANSEGQPYIQYRGGPPGFLKVINEKTLGFADFGGNRQYITLGDLTENPKAFIFLMDYTNSQRVKLWGTARVIEDDPNLLEKLRDRDYPGRVERVILFTLEAWDINCQQHIHKRYSERQLVPLLEPLRSRIRELEAELAEMQNRPSGKIEN, encoded by the coding sequence ATGCGAAAATTTCCCAGCGACATCGCTTTCACTCCGGCAGTCAAGGCGATCCAGGAGCAGAAAGGATCCCGGCGTAGCTATGCTCGGATGGAGCGGGAAGGAGGCTGGCAAACGACGGTTACTCCTGAACTCGCGGAATTCCTGGCGGACTTGGATATGTTCTACCTCGCAACCGCGAACTCCGAAGGGCAGCCTTACATTCAGTACCGGGGTGGACCGCCGGGATTTCTGAAGGTGATAAACGAAAAGACACTCGGTTTCGCCGATTTTGGCGGCAACCGCCAGTACATCACTCTTGGCGACCTTACGGAGAATCCGAAAGCATTTATTTTCCTTATGGACTATACGAACAGCCAAAGAGTGAAACTGTGGGGAACCGCGCGAGTAATCGAGGATGATCCAAACCTTCTGGAGAAGCTTCGTGATCGCGATTATCCTGGAAGAGTAGAACGAGTAATCTTATTTACTCTCGAAGCGTGGGATATCAACTGCCAGCAGCATATCCATAAGCGGTATTCGGAACGACAATTGGTACCGCTCCTCGAACCCTTACGTAGTCGCATCCGTGAACTCGAAGCCGAGTTGGCGGAGATGCAAAATCGTCCGAGTGGAAAGATTGAGAATTGA